The following proteins come from a genomic window of Acetivibrio cellulolyticus CD2:
- the mfd gene encoding transcription-repair coupling factor gives MDNLKIREYLIDPLLESKEYSDALDNIKRGELPTSITGPSESQKAHIAYAICGHLNSKGIIVAYNELQARKIYDDLVYFFEKDVILFSSKEVMLHDIEAKSYDSVYERIVALDRIVKHDYRFIVTSAEALCHKLIRKELFLSSCLKFCYDKRIDLALIIQKLVSIGYERVTTVEGKGQFAIRGGIIDIFPVNYDSAFRIELFDDEIDSIRTFDVLSQRSVEKVENVDILPAREIIYEPSDLERMISGIQNDLIAHKGKIGSKAKQDYLDKIDERISHDIDKFKEECYFPGMDKYIPYIIESPSLLTDYIDDDILVFFDEPKRFEQRVENILAENREMCKSLLEKGHLLPGCFDIYFEFDYIWGKLKTHKSIYFNTIMSDEILASGSQKYNIASKLLNSYQGNLELIVDDIKYWKGKNSRVLILAGTKSRGEMLADTLRTKDIESVYIDEVKDGILPGQVIITHGSLNKGFEYLSMGFVVVSGKELFGQDRKLKKRGVNKSKGKKINVFTDLNIGDFVVHQSHGIGKYIGIEQLVVENIKKDYLKIQYQDDAFLYVPTNQLDIIQKYIGSEGKSPKLSKLGGSDWIKTKTKAKESLKELAEELIKLYAMREASEGHAFGSDTIWQKQFEEQFPYQETDDQLKCIEEIKRDMESNKPMDRLLCGDVGYGKTEVAIRAIFKAVMDGKQVAYLVPTTVLAQQQYNNFKERMKDFPVTVEMVSRFRTQTEQKHILKDVKAGMVDVLIGTHRLLQKDIAFKNLGLLVIDEEQRFGVMHKEKIKNMRANVDVLTLTATPIPRTLHMSMVGIKDISTIEDPPEERYPVQTYVMEHNNEVIKEAINREMARNGQVFYLYNRVRSINVKAAEIKNMVPDARIAVAHGQMNESELEDIMFRFINGEYDVLVCTVIIESGLDMPNVNTIIVEDSDKMGLAQLYQLRGRVGRSNRMAYAYITYKKDKVLSEIAEKRLQAIKEFTEFGSGFKIAMRDLQIRGAGNLLGAQQHGHIDLVGYDMYCRLLSEAVNELSGKSNEEEVEISIDVNLSAYIDNSYISSENEKIEMYKRIASIQDEQDALDVEDELIDRYGNIPVPVSNLIKIAHIKTLAMNCGFSSVQEKNDTVIFQFIDDKHINFEVLGKLMEKYKRKLLFTASNKPYITYRVTDIKRENFLDNIKIMLQDIIKLK, from the coding sequence ATGGATAATTTAAAAATCAGAGAGTATTTGATAGACCCACTGCTTGAGTCAAAAGAGTACAGCGATGCTCTGGACAATATAAAAAGGGGAGAACTTCCTACATCGATAACTGGACCTTCTGAAAGCCAGAAAGCCCATATTGCATATGCCATTTGCGGCCATTTAAACAGCAAAGGGATAATAGTTGCTTATAATGAGCTTCAGGCCAGGAAAATATATGATGATCTTGTATATTTCTTTGAAAAGGATGTAATCCTCTTTTCTTCAAAGGAAGTAATGCTTCATGATATTGAAGCTAAAAGCTACGATTCTGTCTATGAGAGGATAGTGGCTTTAGACAGGATTGTAAAACATGATTACAGATTTATTGTAACCAGTGCGGAGGCTTTATGCCATAAGTTGATAAGAAAAGAGCTCTTCTTATCCAGTTGTTTGAAATTCTGCTATGATAAGAGGATTGATCTTGCTTTAATAATTCAAAAGTTGGTGTCCATAGGGTATGAGAGAGTCACTACAGTCGAGGGTAAAGGCCAGTTTGCTATAAGGGGGGGTATAATAGATATTTTCCCGGTAAATTACGATAGTGCCTTTCGTATAGAGCTGTTTGACGATGAAATTGACTCAATTAGGACTTTTGACGTACTGTCACAAAGATCTGTGGAAAAGGTTGAAAATGTCGATATCTTGCCTGCTAGGGAGATTATATATGAACCGTCAGATCTTGAAAGAATGATTTCTGGAATTCAAAATGACCTTATTGCCCATAAAGGGAAGATTGGTTCAAAAGCCAAGCAGGACTATTTAGACAAGATTGATGAAAGAATAAGCCATGATATTGATAAGTTTAAAGAAGAATGCTATTTTCCGGGGATGGACAAATACATTCCGTATATTATAGAAAGTCCCTCATTATTAACTGATTATATAGATGATGATATACTTGTTTTCTTTGATGAACCCAAAAGATTTGAGCAGAGGGTTGAAAACATTTTAGCAGAGAACAGGGAAATGTGCAAAAGCCTATTGGAAAAAGGTCATCTGCTTCCCGGCTGTTTTGATATCTACTTTGAATTTGACTATATATGGGGTAAATTGAAAACGCATAAATCAATTTATTTTAATACTATAATGTCTGATGAAATACTTGCTTCAGGCAGTCAAAAGTATAATATCGCATCAAAGCTTCTAAATTCATATCAGGGAAACCTTGAGCTCATAGTGGACGATATAAAATACTGGAAGGGTAAAAACAGCAGAGTATTGATTTTAGCTGGAACTAAAAGCAGAGGGGAAATGCTGGCAGATACCTTAAGAACTAAAGATATTGAATCGGTGTATATTGATGAGGTTAAAGATGGGATTTTGCCGGGTCAGGTAATTATAACCCATGGGAGTCTTAACAAAGGTTTTGAATACTTGTCAATGGGATTTGTTGTAGTTAGCGGCAAGGAACTTTTTGGTCAGGATAGGAAGCTAAAAAAACGCGGGGTAAATAAGAGTAAAGGAAAGAAGATAAATGTCTTTACTGACCTCAATATTGGTGACTTTGTGGTTCACCAATCTCATGGTATAGGAAAATATATTGGGATTGAGCAATTGGTTGTAGAGAATATTAAGAAAGATTATTTAAAGATCCAGTATCAGGATGATGCTTTTCTCTACGTACCTACAAATCAGCTTGACATTATCCAGAAATATATCGGCTCGGAGGGAAAGTCTCCTAAGCTTAGCAAGCTTGGAGGTTCTGATTGGATAAAGACCAAGACAAAGGCCAAGGAATCACTTAAGGAGTTGGCAGAAGAGCTTATTAAGCTGTATGCAATGAGAGAAGCTTCAGAAGGGCATGCCTTCGGAAGTGATACAATTTGGCAGAAGCAGTTTGAAGAGCAATTTCCCTATCAGGAAACTGATGATCAGTTAAAATGTATAGAAGAAATTAAAAGGGATATGGAATCTAATAAACCTATGGATAGGCTTTTGTGTGGGGATGTTGGTTACGGAAAAACAGAGGTAGCCATTAGAGCCATATTTAAAGCAGTAATGGATGGAAAACAGGTTGCGTATCTTGTTCCTACAACTGTATTGGCACAGCAGCAGTATAACAACTTTAAGGAACGTATGAAAGATTTTCCTGTTACGGTAGAAATGGTGAGCCGCTTCAGAACTCAGACAGAACAAAAGCATATCTTAAAAGACGTAAAAGCTGGTATGGTTGATGTATTAATCGGTACACACAGGCTTTTGCAGAAGGATATAGCATTTAAGAATCTAGGACTTCTTGTAATAGATGAGGAGCAGCGTTTTGGAGTTATGCACAAAGAAAAAATCAAGAACATGCGTGCAAATGTTGATGTTCTGACATTGACTGCAACACCTATTCCAAGGACGCTCCATATGTCTATGGTGGGAATAAAGGATATAAGCACTATAGAAGATCCACCGGAGGAAAGATACCCTGTTCAGACCTATGTAATGGAACACAACAATGAAGTAATAAAAGAGGCAATCAACAGGGAAATGGCGCGAAACGGGCAGGTATTCTACTTGTATAACCGTGTGCGATCGATTAACGTAAAGGCGGCAGAGATTAAAAACATGGTTCCGGATGCCAGAATTGCAGTAGCGCATGGGCAGATGAACGAGTCGGAACTTGAAGATATTATGTTCAGGTTTATCAATGGCGAGTATGATGTTCTTGTATGTACTGTAATTATTGAATCTGGCCTTGATATGCCCAATGTAAATACTATTATAGTTGAAGATTCGGATAAGATGGGGTTGGCACAGCTTTACCAGCTTAGAGGCAGGGTAGGCAGATCCAACAGAATGGCATATGCCTATATTACTTATAAAAAGGATAAGGTCCTTTCGGAAATAGCAGAGAAAAGGCTTCAGGCGATTAAGGAGTTTACTGAGTTTGGGTCGGGCTTCAAGATAGCGATGAGGGATTTGCAGATAAGAGGAGCAGGAAACCTTCTTGGTGCCCAGCAACATGGACATATTGATTTGGTTGGGTATGATATGTACTGTAGGCTTTTATCAGAGGCTGTAAATGAATTAAGCGGTAAATCCAACGAGGAAGAGGTTGAAATCTCAATAGATGTGAACCTGAGTGCCTATATAGATAACAGTTACATTAGTTCTGAAAATGAAAAAATCGAAATGTACAAGAGAATTGCTTCCATACAGGATGAACAGGATGCTCTGGATGTGGAGGATGAACTTATAGACCGTTACGGAAATATTCCTGTGCCGGTGTCAAATCTTATAAAGATAGCTCATATTAAGACATTGGCGATGAACTGTGGTTTTTCATCCGTACAGGAAAAAAATGATACTGTTATATTTCAATTTATAGATGATAAGCATATTAATTTTGAAGTGCTTGGGAAACTTATGGAAAAATACAAGCGGAAGCTTTTATTTACAGCAAGCAATAAGCCTTATATCACATACCGGGTAACAGATATTAAAAGGGAAAATTTTCTGGATAATATTAAGATTATGTTACAAGACATTATTAAATTGAAGTAA
- the pth gene encoding aminoacyl-tRNA hydrolase codes for MEDLFVVIGLGNPGTKYDNTRHNVGFDTIDRLSKKHNIAVTKVKHKAVIGDGTIEGARVILVKPQTFMNLSGESVREIMEWYKIPVENIIIVYDDIDLPVGKLRVRPKGSAGTHNGMRSVIYQIQSDDFPRIRIGVDKPPQGWDLANFVLSKFSPDERKNVEEAIENAVGAVETIIKSGVDNAMNRFNTK; via the coding sequence TTGGAGGATCTGTTTGTAGTTATTGGTCTGGGAAATCCCGGAACGAAGTATGATAATACCAGGCATAATGTAGGGTTTGATACCATTGACCGGCTTTCAAAAAAACATAATATTGCTGTGACGAAAGTAAAGCACAAGGCAGTTATTGGCGATGGGACTATTGAGGGGGCCAGGGTTATATTGGTTAAGCCTCAAACTTTTATGAACTTAAGTGGGGAAAGTGTTCGGGAAATAATGGAGTGGTACAAAATTCCTGTAGAAAATATTATAATAGTATACGATGACATTGACCTTCCTGTGGGAAAGCTAAGGGTTAGACCTAAAGGAAGCGCGGGAACACATAATGGCATGAGGTCTGTAATATACCAGATACAGTCGGACGATTTTCCAAGGATAAGAATTGGCGTAGATAAGCCGCCTCAAGGATGGGATCTGGCTAATTTTGTTTTAAGCAAGTTTTCTCCTGACGAGAGAAAAAATGTGGAGGAAGCAATTGAAAATGCTGTAGGTGCAGTAGAAACTATTATAAAATCAGGTGTCGATAATGCAATGAACAGGTTTAATACTAAATAA
- a CDS encoding ribose-phosphate pyrophosphokinase, producing the protein MNLHGKDIKIFAGNSNRALAEEIAEKIGLPLGLAKVGKFSDGESAIHIEEVVRGSDVFLIQSTCPPANDNLVDMLILIDALKRASAGRITAVMPYFGYARQDRKAKARDPISAKLVANLLTTAGADRVLTMDLHAPQLQGFFDIPVDHLVGVPILASYFKEKFEDTSDVVVVSPDVGSVGRSRKFAERLEVPLAIIDKRRPKANVCEIMNIIGDVNNKRVILVDDLIDTGGTIVNAVNALLEIGAKEVYACCTHGVLSGPAIERINNSHMKELVMLNTIPLSEEKKIPKLVSLSVASVFAEAIERIYGDISISSLFTQQDS; encoded by the coding sequence ATGAATTTGCATGGAAAGGATATCAAAATTTTTGCTGGTAACTCTAATAGAGCACTGGCAGAAGAAATCGCAGAAAAAATAGGACTTCCGCTTGGTTTGGCAAAGGTGGGCAAATTTAGTGATGGAGAGTCAGCTATCCATATTGAGGAGGTAGTAAGAGGCTCGGATGTATTTCTAATCCAATCTACTTGTCCGCCAGCAAATGACAATCTTGTAGATATGCTGATTTTGATAGATGCTTTAAAAAGAGCATCTGCAGGTAGAATAACTGCGGTTATGCCATACTTTGGCTACGCAAGACAAGATAGAAAAGCAAAGGCGAGAGATCCGATATCCGCAAAGTTGGTAGCAAATCTTTTGACAACCGCAGGTGCTGACAGGGTATTGACTATGGACTTGCATGCGCCTCAGCTTCAAGGATTTTTTGACATACCGGTAGACCATTTAGTAGGGGTGCCAATTTTGGCAAGCTATTTTAAGGAGAAATTCGAGGATACAAGTGATGTTGTTGTAGTATCCCCGGATGTAGGTAGTGTTGGAAGGTCAAGAAAGTTTGCAGAAAGGTTGGAGGTTCCTTTAGCGATTATTGATAAAAGACGTCCAAAGGCAAATGTCTGTGAAATTATGAATATAATCGGAGATGTAAATAATAAGAGAGTTATTTTGGTTGATGACCTTATTGATACAGGAGGTACAATAGTAAATGCCGTTAATGCTCTTTTAGAAATAGGTGCTAAGGAAGTATATGCTTGTTGTACTCATGGTGTACTGTCAGGTCCGGCAATTGAAAGAATAAATAACTCTCATATGAAGGAACTGGTAATGCTTAACACCATTCCGCTTTCAGAGGAGAAAAAGATACCGAAACTTGTTTCACTTTCTGTTGCCTCAGTATTTGCTGAAGCGATTGAAAGAATTTATGGAGATATATCTATAAGTTCTTTGTTTACTCAACAGGATTCATAA
- the glmU gene encoding bifunctional UDP-N-acetylglucosamine diphosphorylase/glucosamine-1-phosphate N-acetyltransferase GlmU: MGHLMAVILAAGEGKRMKSKKSKVLHTACGLTLIDWVYRSVRDAGVDESVIVVGHKAEDVKESMGNDVLYAYQDKQLGTGHAVMQAEQYFKGKDGQVLVLCGDTPLITSETISNTFKIHRENNNSATVITAELSNPAGYGRIVRDVSGNVLKIVEDRDASKEEKIINEINSGMYCFNIKDLESALGELGNNNSQGEYYLTDTIEILIRKGLKVGAVKVEDSNEILGINDRVQLSMASEILRKRILVNHMKNGVTIIDPSSTYIDVDVQIGMDSVIYPSSIIEKGTVIGEDCIIGPASRIVDSKIANGVEVKNSVVLESSIGDNTTVGPFAYIRPGSTIGKKVKIGDFVEVKKSIIGDKTKLSHLTYVGDAEIGKNVNLGCGVVVVNYDGKKKNKTKIGDNSFVGCNVNLVSPVEVKSNAYVAAGSTITEEVPENSLAIARARQVVKEDWVVKKGMSRND; the protein is encoded by the coding sequence ATGGGACACTTGATGGCAGTGATACTTGCCGCCGGTGAAGGAAAAAGGATGAAATCCAAGAAATCGAAAGTCTTACACACAGCATGTGGGCTGACGCTAATTGACTGGGTTTATCGGTCGGTCAGGGATGCAGGTGTTGATGAATCAGTAATTGTAGTAGGGCATAAAGCAGAGGATGTAAAAGAAAGTATGGGCAACGATGTTCTTTATGCTTATCAGGATAAACAGTTAGGAACAGGGCACGCTGTAATGCAGGCAGAACAATATTTTAAGGGAAAAGATGGTCAGGTTTTGGTACTATGTGGAGATACACCTCTAATTACATCTGAAACAATTTCCAATACATTTAAAATTCATAGGGAAAACAATAATTCAGCTACTGTTATAACTGCAGAGCTTTCAAATCCTGCTGGTTATGGAAGAATTGTGAGAGATGTTAGCGGTAATGTACTGAAAATAGTTGAGGACAGGGATGCTTCAAAAGAAGAAAAAATCATAAACGAAATTAATTCGGGAATGTACTGTTTCAATATAAAGGATCTGGAGTCAGCATTAGGAGAACTTGGCAATAATAACAGCCAGGGAGAATACTATTTGACTGACACTATAGAAATATTGATTAGAAAGGGTCTTAAGGTTGGGGCTGTAAAAGTAGAAGACAGTAATGAAATTCTTGGAATAAATGACAGGGTACAGCTTTCAATGGCAAGTGAAATCCTAAGAAAGAGGATTTTGGTAAATCACATGAAGAATGGGGTTACAATAATTGATCCTAGTTCTACCTACATTGATGTTGATGTGCAAATAGGTATGGATTCTGTAATATATCCCTCAAGCATAATTGAGAAAGGTACAGTAATTGGAGAAGACTGCATTATAGGTCCGGCAAGCCGTATTGTAGATTCAAAAATAGCAAACGGTGTTGAGGTAAAGAATTCTGTTGTGCTCGAAAGCTCAATAGGTGATAATACTACGGTTGGACCATTTGCCTATATAAGGCCTGGAAGCACCATAGGCAAGAAGGTTAAAATAGGAGATTTTGTAGAGGTAAAGAAATCAATTATAGGCGATAAGACTAAATTGTCTCACCTTACTTATGTTGGTGATGCAGAGATTGGGAAAAATGTTAACCTTGGTTGTGGTGTTGTAGTAGTCAATTATGATGGCAAAAAGAAGAATAAAACCAAAATAGGGGACAATTCTTTTGTCGGATGTAATGTTAATCTTGTTTCTCCTGTTGAGGTAAAAAGCAATGCCTATGTTGCTGCAGGATCAACCATTACTGAGGAAGTACCAGAAAACTCATTGGCTATAGCAAGAGCGCGCCAGGTTGTAAAAGAGGACTGGGTTGTTAAAAAGGGTATGTCACGAAACGACTAA
- the spoVG gene encoding septation regulator SpoVG: MEITDVRVRKIDSEGKMKAVVSVTFDNEFVVHDIKIIESQNGLFIAMPSRKAPDGEFRDIAHPINAETRGKIQSAILDKYEFISNNGDAGDTDQGEDL, from the coding sequence ATGGAAATTACCGATGTTCGTGTAAGAAAAATTGACTCCGAGGGCAAAATGAAGGCAGTTGTATCTGTGACTTTTGATAACGAGTTTGTTGTTCATGACATTAAGATTATTGAAAGTCAAAATGGGCTATTTATTGCTATGCCTAGCAGGAAGGCTCCAGACGGTGAATTTAGAGATATTGCCCATCCAATAAACGCTGAAACCAGGGGCAAAATCCAAAGCGCTATTCTGGACAAGTATGAATTTATTTCCAATAATGGTGATGCCGGAGATACTGATCAAGGCGAAGATCTATAA
- the purR gene encoding pur operon repressor has translation MDKINRNERIALLLKRLTDSPGEILTLGSFTEMLNSAKSTISEDIDIVQNLLSKLDIGSIETIPGAQGGVRFMPGFSKGKSLKILDNLCADLSNVQRILPGGYLYMIDIIYNPKIVNDIARIFAGHFFRRGIDYVVTVETKGIPLAFAVAKYLNVPLVIVRHNSEATDGASVNTNYVSGSSKKIQTMILSIRALKKNSRLLFIDDFMKGGGTAKGIIELAKEFECEVAGIGVLIETVEPLKKLVENYMSLLTLNVVDDDEKIIDIKPSKGRM, from the coding sequence ATGGATAAGATCAATAGGAATGAGAGAATTGCATTGCTGCTGAAACGTTTGACGGATTCACCAGGGGAAATTTTGACTTTGGGGAGCTTTACAGAAATGCTTAATTCTGCAAAGTCTACTATCAGCGAGGATATAGATATTGTGCAAAATTTACTGTCAAAGCTTGATATAGGCAGCATTGAGACGATTCCTGGTGCACAGGGCGGTGTGAGATTTATGCCTGGATTTAGCAAGGGAAAGTCGTTGAAGATACTTGATAATCTTTGTGCTGATCTTTCCAATGTTCAAAGAATACTTCCAGGTGGCTATTTGTATATGATTGATATAATCTATAATCCAAAGATTGTTAATGATATTGCGCGCATATTTGCCGGACATTTCTTTCGGAGGGGAATAGACTATGTAGTAACGGTTGAAACTAAGGGAATACCTTTGGCTTTTGCTGTTGCAAAATATCTTAATGTTCCACTCGTTATAGTAAGGCATAACAGTGAGGCTACTGATGGTGCTTCCGTTAATACAAATTATGTATCGGGATCATCTAAAAAAATTCAGACTATGATACTTTCAATCAGGGCTTTGAAGAAAAACTCCAGACTATTGTTCATTGATGACTTCATGAAAGGCGGAGGAACCGCAAAAGGAATAATTGAACTTGCAAAAGAGTTTGAATGTGAAGTTGCGGGAATTGGAGTTCTTATTGAAACAGTAGAACCCTTAAAAAAACTTGTTGAAAATTATATGTCGCTTTTAACGCTTAATGTTGTTGACGATGATGAGAAAATTATAGATATAAAACCTAGTAAAGGCAGAATGTAA
- the murC gene encoding UDP-N-acetylmuramate--L-alanine ligase: MEQINLLDSKNIKTVHFIGIGGISMSGLAEILKNIGYTVSGSDMKASNMTEKLERDGIKIHIGHSEENIDNCDLVVYTAAVKENNSELVKARQLGITTIERAVLLGQIMKKYPFSLAISGTHGKTTTTSMVSMIMLESNLDPTIHIGGELDAIGGNTRIGGNKYFITEACEYVESFLKFYPTLAIVLNIEEDHLDYFKDINHIKQAFLKFMNLVPKDGYIIACADDENVSSILSQISTNVVTYGINSTNATWTARNIEFDDSGCASYDLIKSGQKVAAIKLRVPGIHNVSNSIAAAAACYTLGCDIKDIEHGLEAFTGTHRRFEVKGVVENIKVVDDYAHHPSEIKATLKAAKSTNHTKIWCVFQPHTYTRTKLLLDEFSEAFSDADEVIISDIYSAREIDTGEIHSNVLSQRINAKSNNSIYKPDFNAIVEYLKENASSGDLVITMGAGDVYKVGEMFLKEKDIAPIS; encoded by the coding sequence TTGGAACAGATAAACCTTTTAGATTCAAAGAATATAAAAACTGTCCACTTCATAGGTATCGGAGGAATCAGTATGAGTGGACTCGCGGAAATACTTAAAAATATCGGATACACAGTTTCCGGTTCGGATATGAAAGCCTCCAATATGACCGAAAAACTTGAAAGAGATGGCATTAAAATACACATTGGTCATAGTGAAGAAAATATAGATAATTGCGATTTGGTAGTATATACAGCCGCTGTAAAAGAAAATAACTCTGAACTTGTAAAAGCAAGGCAACTCGGCATAACAACAATTGAAAGAGCTGTACTGTTGGGCCAGATTATGAAGAAGTATCCCTTCAGTCTTGCCATATCAGGAACACATGGCAAAACAACAACTACTTCCATGGTGTCAATGATTATGTTAGAGTCAAACCTTGATCCGACAATCCACATTGGGGGAGAACTGGATGCTATAGGTGGGAACACAAGGATCGGAGGCAATAAGTATTTTATTACAGAAGCCTGTGAGTATGTGGAGAGTTTCCTCAAATTTTACCCTACTTTAGCAATTGTACTTAATATTGAGGAAGATCACCTTGATTATTTCAAGGACATAAATCATATAAAGCAAGCTTTCCTAAAGTTTATGAACCTGGTACCGAAAGACGGCTATATAATTGCATGTGCTGACGATGAAAATGTGTCATCAATTCTAAGTCAGATCTCAACCAATGTAGTCACCTATGGAATTAATTCCACCAATGCGACTTGGACTGCGCGTAATATTGAATTTGACGATTCGGGATGCGCATCTTATGATCTTATAAAAAGCGGTCAAAAAGTAGCTGCAATAAAACTTAGAGTGCCGGGTATTCACAATGTAAGCAACTCTATAGCAGCAGCTGCTGCCTGCTATACTCTTGGCTGTGACATTAAAGATATAGAACATGGTTTGGAAGCTTTTACGGGTACACATAGACGCTTTGAAGTAAAGGGCGTAGTCGAGAATATAAAAGTAGTAGATGATTACGCACACCATCCCTCCGAAATTAAAGCAACCTTGAAAGCTGCCAAAAGCACCAATCACACTAAAATTTGGTGTGTATTCCAGCCGCATACTTATACTAGAACCAAACTTCTATTGGACGAATTTTCAGAAGCATTCTCTGATGCAGATGAAGTAATAATTTCAGACATTTACTCTGCCCGTGAAATTGATACTGGTGAAATCCATTCGAATGTTTTGTCTCAAAGAATAAATGCAAAAAGTAATAATTCAATATATAAACCGGATTTTAATGCTATTGTAGAATACCTCAAAGAAAATGCCTCATCTGGTGACTTGGTTATAACAATGGGCGCTGGTGACGTATATAAGGTTGGAGAAATGTTTTTAAAAGAAAAGGATATTGCACCAATTAGCTGA
- the fabZ gene encoding 3-hydroxyacyl-ACP dehydratase FabZ: MLTNIDVQSIIPHRYPFLLVDKILEVEPGKRAVGIKNVTANEPFFQGHFPGNPIMPGVLIVEALAQTACVAGLLMEENKGKLGVFTGIDGMKIRRQVVPGDTLKLEAEFLVFKMGMGKVKVRATVDGDVACEGEIKFAMVDPNKNTKDN, translated from the coding sequence ATGTTGACCAATATAGATGTTCAAAGTATCATTCCTCACAGATATCCATTCCTTTTGGTGGATAAGATATTGGAAGTTGAACCTGGGAAGAGAGCGGTAGGGATAAAGAATGTAACAGCAAATGAGCCATTTTTTCAAGGCCATTTTCCAGGAAACCCAATAATGCCGGGAGTACTAATTGTTGAAGCGCTTGCTCAGACGGCGTGTGTAGCGGGGCTTTTAATGGAAGAAAACAAAGGGAAACTTGGGGTGTTTACCGGAATTGATGGAATGAAAATTAGAAGACAGGTGGTACCGGGTGATACGTTAAAGCTTGAGGCGGAATTCCTGGTTTTTAAAATGGGAATGGGTAAGGTAAAAGTTCGTGCTACAGTTGATGGCGATGTGGCTTGTGAAGGTGAAATAAAGTTTGCAATGGTGGATCCAAATAAGAATACCAAGGATAATTAG